One genomic region from Curtobacterium sp. 9128 encodes:
- a CDS encoding protealysin inhibitor emfourin: MHIVVRRSGGVAGLTRGWRVDTESCDDPDGWYDLVDALPREPPVRRRGRVPDDFEWTITVARTTVRMPGSQLDGQWAALVDRVRAEGDPT, translated from the coding sequence ATGCACATCGTCGTCCGCCGGAGTGGTGGGGTCGCCGGCCTCACGCGTGGGTGGCGCGTGGACACGGAGTCCTGCGACGACCCGGACGGCTGGTACGACCTCGTCGACGCCCTCCCCCGCGAGCCGCCGGTCCGACGCCGTGGACGGGTACCGGACGACTTCGAGTGGACGATCACCGTCGCCAGGACCACCGTGCGGATGCCGGGCAGCCAGCTCGACGGCCAGTGGGCCGCGCTCGTGGACCGGGTGCGTGCCGAGGGCGACCCGACCTGA
- a CDS encoding VanZ family protein translates to MLRKLLLLALTAAYAWVIWRMTLTPHVFSDAQQSFVSHAIVWAQQLPGGAWLTYDRTEFLANIAMFVPVGMIAAMWLPRRWWFVAAVLAVGLSAGIEIAQGALLPYRVADPHDVLSNGMGGLLGATLVGLARSLMPAPRRRRLRARTA, encoded by the coding sequence ATGCTCCGGAAACTCCTCCTGCTCGCCCTCACGGCGGCCTACGCCTGGGTGATCTGGCGGATGACGTTGACCCCGCACGTCTTCTCCGACGCGCAGCAGTCCTTCGTCTCGCACGCGATCGTCTGGGCGCAGCAGCTCCCGGGGGGCGCGTGGCTCACCTACGACCGGACGGAGTTCCTCGCGAACATCGCCATGTTCGTGCCCGTCGGGATGATCGCCGCGATGTGGTTGCCGCGCCGTTGGTGGTTCGTCGCCGCGGTGCTGGCGGTCGGCCTCTCCGCCGGGATCGAGATCGCGCAGGGCGCACTGCTGCCGTACCGCGTGGCCGACCCGCACGACGTGCTGTCGAACGGCATGGGCGGGTTGCTCGGAGCGACGCTCGTCGGGCTCGCGCGCAGTCTGATGCCGGCCCCGCGTCGTCGTCGACTCCGGGCCAGGACCGCGTAG
- a CDS encoding ATP-binding domain-containing protein, with the protein MSEPTEIDRERTYVDGLFARLDELTAEAGQRLTETRRQAVGGNHQSRSERDAFAKLYEDTIQTLERVGDRLVFGRLEVADPPAGEDAFRYIGRVGLRDRDHRPLLLDWRVPGASAFYQATAAHPMGMRARRHLSLEGRSVVGVEDEVFDATLYDDERTHLQGEGALLAAVTAERTGRMTDIVATIQGEQDRIIRSPLEGVLIVQGGPGTGKTAVALHRAAYLLYSYRERLRGSGVLVVGPSPAFLTYIEQVLPSLGETGVVMASLGSLYPGVHATTHDRRDTAAVKGSAEIADLLRRAVRSRQVVPAESVTLDVEGERLVVPPQLVADAMRRAQDRGKPHNVARVTFNKIALDAMTKLLADQLRERGTTVDDADIKVLREDIRSSYDARVLLNTAWLPLPAEKLLEDLYARPNWLASLTPNWTPQRRALLARERGATFTVEDVPLLDEAAELLGTFDPTGGAAKRQAKASRNRDIENARQAIENMGVEGIVTAEQVAGAFAEGGDPRSTAERAAEDREWTYGHIVVDEAQELSPMQWRVLARRNPLRSFTIVGDMAQGSSPGAARTWDDVIGALARRRRGRAPQVPLDHRVEELTVNYRTPRSIVEAAGAFAASAGLTVTANQAVRDGDPVVRLRASRAEVLDTIATTVASEREHIGSGTMGVIVPDAQVDVVRQRLAQGDLDVRSLGSPRSGSVTVLTGADAKGLEFDGVLLVDPDGVGDDAARAAAAVYVAMTRPTRRLTVVDVA; encoded by the coding sequence GTGTCCGAACCGACCGAGATCGACCGTGAGCGTACGTACGTCGACGGGCTCTTCGCCCGACTCGACGAACTGACCGCCGAGGCCGGACAACGCCTCACCGAGACCCGCCGTCAGGCGGTCGGTGGGAACCACCAGAGCCGCAGCGAGCGTGACGCGTTCGCCAAGCTCTACGAGGACACCATCCAGACGCTCGAGCGCGTCGGGGACCGGCTCGTCTTCGGTCGGCTCGAGGTCGCCGATCCCCCCGCTGGCGAGGACGCCTTCCGGTACATCGGCCGCGTGGGGCTCCGCGACCGGGACCACCGCCCGCTCCTGCTCGACTGGCGCGTCCCCGGTGCCAGCGCCTTCTACCAGGCCACTGCCGCGCACCCGATGGGCATGCGTGCCCGTCGGCACCTCTCGCTCGAGGGCCGATCGGTCGTCGGCGTCGAGGACGAGGTCTTCGACGCCACGCTCTACGACGACGAGCGCACGCACCTGCAGGGCGAGGGTGCACTGCTCGCCGCGGTCACCGCCGAGCGCACCGGCCGGATGACCGACATCGTCGCGACCATCCAGGGCGAGCAGGACCGCATCATCCGCTCACCGCTCGAGGGCGTCCTCATCGTGCAGGGCGGACCCGGCACGGGCAAGACCGCCGTCGCGCTGCACCGCGCCGCGTACCTGCTGTACTCCTACCGCGAGCGGCTCCGGGGCTCCGGCGTGCTCGTCGTCGGGCCGTCCCCGGCGTTCCTGACCTACATCGAGCAGGTGCTGCCGTCCCTCGGCGAGACCGGCGTCGTGATGGCCTCGCTCGGGTCGCTCTACCCCGGTGTGCACGCGACGACCCACGACCGCCGGGACACCGCCGCGGTGAAGGGCTCGGCGGAGATCGCCGACCTGCTCCGTCGCGCGGTCCGCTCGCGGCAGGTCGTGCCCGCGGAATCGGTGACCCTCGACGTCGAGGGTGAACGGCTCGTCGTCCCGCCGCAGCTCGTCGCGGACGCGATGCGCCGCGCCCAGGACCGTGGGAAGCCCCACAACGTCGCCAGGGTCACGTTCAACAAGATCGCGCTCGACGCCATGACGAAGCTCCTGGCCGACCAGCTCCGCGAGCGCGGTACCACCGTCGACGACGCGGACATCAAGGTCCTGCGCGAGGACATCCGCTCGTCGTACGACGCCCGCGTGCTGCTCAACACCGCGTGGCTGCCGCTGCCGGCGGAGAAGCTGCTCGAGGACCTGTACGCCCGGCCGAACTGGCTCGCGTCGCTCACCCCGAACTGGACTCCCCAGCGCCGTGCCCTGCTGGCGCGCGAGCGCGGGGCGACGTTCACAGTCGAGGACGTCCCGCTCCTCGACGAGGCCGCCGAGCTCCTCGGCACGTTCGACCCGACGGGCGGTGCCGCGAAGCGCCAGGCGAAGGCGAGTCGCAACCGGGACATCGAGAACGCCAGGCAGGCCATCGAGAACATGGGCGTCGAGGGCATCGTCACCGCCGAGCAGGTCGCCGGCGCCTTCGCCGAGGGCGGCGACCCCCGGAGCACCGCGGAACGCGCGGCCGAGGACCGGGAGTGGACGTACGGCCACATCGTCGTCGACGAGGCGCAGGAGCTCTCCCCGATGCAGTGGCGCGTGCTCGCGCGCCGCAACCCGCTCCGCTCGTTCACGATCGTCGGCGACATGGCGCAGGGGTCCTCGCCGGGAGCCGCCCGCACCTGGGACGACGTCATCGGCGCGCTCGCCCGACGCCGTCGTGGTCGTGCCCCGCAGGTGCCCCTCGACCACCGTGTCGAGGAACTCACTGTCAACTACCGCACGCCGCGGTCCATCGTCGAGGCAGCGGGTGCGTTCGCCGCGTCCGCCGGGCTCACGGTCACCGCGAACCAGGCGGTCCGGGACGGCGACCCCGTCGTGCGGCTCCGAGCGTCCCGCGCCGAGGTCCTCGACACCATCGCCACGACGGTGGCGTCCGAGCGCGAGCACATCGGCTCGGGGACGATGGGCGTGATCGTGCCGGACGCCCAGGTCGACGTCGTGCGACAGCGTCTGGCGCAGGGCGACCTCGACGTCCGGAGCCTCGGGTCACCGCGTTCGGGATCGGTCACGGTGCTCACCGGTGCGGACGCCAAGGGGTTGGAGTTCGACGGCGTGCTGCTCGTGGACCCGGACGGCGTCGGGGACGACGCGGCCCGTGCGGCCGCCGCGGTCTACGTCGCGATGACGCGTCCGACGCGTCGCCTGACGGTCGTCGACGTCGCCTGA
- a CDS encoding glycoside hydrolase family 6 protein, translated as MPDHETNRPRRTRVPSAARQWLWIGGAAVVVIAVVAAVALWLPNRPNGPDGRHIVERKSAAQAFPGGLARQPANENQPGMRESAARQDGEQDTADRIAVIADQPIATWLTNPSVTQTRETVRDVVSNARKQDRTPVFVLYNVPDRDCGHYSKGGTTASEYVPWVRSAVRAMAGSKAVVLVEPDAIAQIQVCKRLQDSRLPLLRKAVDALTGHGLTVYLDGGNENRVPTASMAKWLREAGIDETQGFFTNVSNFYRVDQERAYADRLADAVGGDPHFVIDVSRNGQGWRGDWCNPKGAGLGQDPHVTAGSSRLDALLWVKTPGLSDGTCNGGPAAGQWWESYALALVENRKGD; from the coding sequence ATGCCGGACCACGAGACGAATCGCCCGCGCCGGACCCGCGTGCCGAGTGCTGCCCGCCAGTGGCTGTGGATCGGCGGTGCCGCCGTCGTGGTGATCGCCGTCGTCGCGGCCGTCGCGCTCTGGCTCCCGAACCGGCCGAACGGCCCGGACGGCCGACACATCGTCGAGCGGAAGAGCGCCGCCCAGGCGTTCCCCGGTGGTCTCGCACGACAGCCCGCGAACGAGAACCAGCCCGGGATGCGGGAGTCAGCCGCCCGGCAGGACGGCGAGCAGGACACCGCCGACCGCATCGCCGTCATCGCGGACCAGCCGATCGCCACGTGGTTGACGAACCCCTCGGTCACCCAGACCCGGGAGACCGTCCGCGACGTCGTCTCGAACGCCAGGAAGCAGGACCGGACGCCGGTGTTCGTCCTCTACAACGTGCCCGACCGGGACTGCGGTCACTACTCGAAGGGCGGCACGACCGCGTCCGAGTACGTCCCGTGGGTGCGCTCCGCGGTGCGGGCGATGGCCGGGTCCAAAGCCGTCGTGCTGGTCGAACCCGACGCCATCGCGCAGATCCAGGTGTGCAAGCGGCTCCAGGACTCCCGGCTCCCCCTGCTCAGGAAGGCGGTGGACGCACTCACCGGCCACGGGCTGACGGTCTACCTCGACGGCGGCAACGAGAACCGCGTGCCGACGGCGTCGATGGCGAAGTGGCTCCGCGAAGCCGGGATCGATGAGACGCAGGGCTTCTTCACGAACGTGTCGAACTTCTACCGCGTCGACCAGGAGCGCGCGTACGCCGACCGACTGGCCGATGCCGTCGGTGGTGACCCGCACTTCGTCATCGACGTCTCCCGGAACGGTCAGGGCTGGCGTGGCGACTGGTGCAACCCGAAGGGCGCAGGGCTCGGGCAGGACCCGCACGTGACCGCGGGGTCGAGCCGGCTGGACGCGCTGCTCTGGGTGAAGACGCCGGGGCTCAGCGACGGCACCTGCAACGGCGGCCCGGCAGCCGGCCAGTGGTGGGAGTCGTACGCGCTCGCCCTGGTCGAGAACCGCAAGGGCGACTGA
- a CDS encoding aspartate ammonia-lyase — protein sequence MIHDEEAHVSVGTRTETDSLGSREVPADAYWGVNTLRALENFPITSVPIAVYPDLIEALATVKQAAARANKAIGVLDDERADAIDRAAQEVRDGALRDQFVVDVVQGGAGTSTNMNTNEVLANRALELLGREKGDYAYLHPIDHVNRSQSTNDTYPTSVKIAMIFGVRRLVEQLEQLSEAFAERGAAFADVLKVGRTQLQDAVPMTLGQEFTGFSHTIQEDVLLLRRVTPLLAEMNLGATAIGTGITADPLYRDEVRRQLQEASGIDVVTAPDLIEATSDAGAFMTLSGTVKRSAIKLSKICNDLRLLASGPQAGFGEITLPARQAGSSIMPGKVNPVIPEVVNQIAFAVAGADATVTMAAEGGQLQLNAFEPIIAHSIMQSLQWMTRGCATLREHCVTGIEANEAKLAAQVDTNVGVVTALTPYIGYAAAASIAHTALTTSTPISTLVVAAGLMEPDQVQRVLSPARLSGIELATGAIPVITEAMLDAEAARKQ from the coding sequence GTGATCCACGACGAGGAGGCGCACGTGAGCGTTGGTACCCGCACCGAGACCGATTCCCTGGGGTCGAGGGAGGTGCCGGCCGATGCGTACTGGGGTGTCAACACGCTGCGGGCGCTGGAGAACTTCCCGATCACGAGCGTGCCCATCGCGGTGTACCCGGACCTCATCGAGGCGCTCGCGACGGTGAAGCAGGCCGCGGCCCGTGCGAACAAGGCGATCGGCGTGCTCGACGACGAGCGTGCCGACGCGATCGACCGTGCCGCGCAGGAGGTCCGCGACGGCGCCCTCCGCGACCAGTTCGTCGTCGACGTCGTGCAGGGCGGTGCCGGCACGTCGACGAACATGAACACGAACGAGGTGCTCGCGAACCGGGCGCTCGAACTCCTGGGGCGCGAGAAGGGCGACTACGCCTACCTGCACCCGATCGACCACGTGAACCGCAGCCAGTCGACGAACGACACGTACCCGACGAGCGTGAAGATCGCGATGATCTTCGGCGTGCGACGGCTCGTCGAGCAGCTCGAGCAGCTCTCCGAGGCCTTCGCCGAACGCGGAGCGGCGTTCGCGGACGTGCTCAAGGTCGGACGGACGCAGCTGCAGGACGCGGTGCCGATGACCCTGGGCCAGGAGTTCACCGGCTTCTCGCACACCATCCAGGAGGACGTGCTCCTGCTCCGCCGGGTCACGCCGTTGCTCGCGGAGATGAACCTCGGCGCGACCGCGATCGGCACGGGGATCACCGCCGACCCGCTGTACCGCGACGAGGTGCGCCGCCAGCTGCAGGAAGCGAGCGGCATCGACGTGGTGACCGCCCCGGACCTCATCGAGGCGACGAGCGACGCCGGTGCCTTCATGACGCTCTCCGGCACGGTCAAGCGGAGCGCGATCAAGCTCTCGAAGATCTGCAACGACCTGCGGCTGCTGGCGTCGGGACCGCAGGCCGGGTTCGGGGAGATCACGCTGCCGGCTCGACAGGCGGGGTCGTCGATCATGCCGGGCAAGGTGAACCCCGTGATCCCCGAGGTCGTCAACCAGATCGCGTTCGCGGTCGCCGGTGCGGACGCCACCGTGACGATGGCCGCGGAGGGCGGGCAGCTGCAGCTCAACGCCTTCGAGCCGATCATCGCGCACTCGATCATGCAGTCGCTGCAGTGGATGACCCGCGGGTGCGCGACGCTCCGCGAGCACTGCGTCACGGGCATCGAGGCGAACGAGGCGAAGCTCGCGGCCCAGGTGGACACGAACGTCGGCGTCGTCACGGCGCTGACGCCGTACATCGGCTACGCGGCGGCGGCGTCGATCGCGCACACCGCGCTGACCACGTCGACGCCGATCTCCACCCTCGTCGTCGCGGCGGGGCTCATGGAGCCGGACCAGGTGCAGCGTGTCCTCAGCCCGGCGCGGCTGTCGGGCATCGAACTCGCCACCGGCGCGATCCCGGTCATCACTGAGGCCATGCTCGACGCGGAGGCGGCCCGGAAGCAGTAG
- the rpsO gene encoding 30S ribosomal protein S15 — translation MALDAKVKQEIIEEYATHPGDTGSPEVQVAVLTRRINDLNEHLKEHKHDHHSRRGLLLMVGQRRRLLGYLSDVDIARYRALIERLGLRR, via the coding sequence ATGGCACTTGACGCGAAGGTCAAGCAGGAGATCATCGAAGAGTACGCGACCCACCCGGGCGACACCGGATCCCCCGAGGTCCAGGTCGCAGTTCTGACGCGTCGTATCAACGACCTGAACGAGCACCTCAAGGAGCACAAGCACGACCACCACTCGCGTCGTGGTCTGCTGCTCATGGTCGGTCAGCGTCGCCGTCTCCTCGGCTACCTCTCCGACGTCGACATCGCCCGCTACCGTGCGCTCATCGAGCGCCTCGGCCTGCGCCGATAA
- a CDS encoding aldo/keto reductase → MAAAVPLAPTVELNDGHQMPVLGLGTYSLDGDEGAAAIGTGIASGYRLLDTALNYGNEDAVGRAVRESDVPRDELFVTSKLPGRHHGWDEAHKSIDETLGNLGLEYVDLYLIHWPNPSVDKFVDTWKAFVDLRDSGKVRSIGVSNFTPAHLARIIDATGVAPAVNQVELHPYFPQADLRAVHADLGIVTESWSPLAKRSELLTEEPITAAAAAHGVTPGQVVLRWHTQLGAIPVPKSGDADRQRENLDVFGFTLSDDEVSAISGLERGRLWDGDPDTHEEM, encoded by the coding sequence ATGGCGGCGGCCGTCCCACTCGCCCCGACGGTCGAGCTCAACGACGGGCACCAGATGCCCGTGCTGGGCCTCGGCACGTACTCGCTCGACGGCGACGAGGGTGCTGCCGCGATCGGCACCGGCATCGCGAGCGGGTACCGCCTGCTCGACACCGCGCTGAACTACGGCAACGAAGACGCCGTCGGTCGTGCGGTGCGCGAGTCGGACGTCCCTCGCGACGAGCTCTTCGTCACGTCGAAGCTCCCCGGTCGCCACCACGGCTGGGACGAAGCGCACAAGTCGATCGACGAGACTCTGGGGAACCTCGGCCTCGAGTACGTCGACCTCTACCTGATCCACTGGCCGAATCCGTCCGTGGACAAGTTCGTGGACACGTGGAAGGCGTTCGTCGACCTCCGCGACAGCGGCAAGGTCCGCTCGATCGGCGTCTCGAACTTCACGCCCGCGCACCTCGCACGCATCATCGACGCGACCGGGGTCGCCCCCGCGGTGAACCAGGTCGAGCTGCACCCGTACTTCCCCCAGGCGGACCTGCGAGCGGTGCACGCCGACCTCGGGATCGTCACCGAGAGCTGGAGCCCGCTCGCCAAGCGGTCCGAGCTCCTCACCGAGGAACCGATCACCGCTGCGGCTGCCGCACACGGGGTCACCCCCGGGCAGGTCGTGCTGCGCTGGCACACCCAGCTCGGCGCGATCCCGGTGCCGAAGTCCGGCGATGCCGACCGGCAGCGCGAGAACCTCGACGTGTTCGGGTTCACGCTCTCCGACGACGAGGTCTCGGCGATCTCCGGTCTCGAGCGTGGCCGGCTCTGGGACGGCGACCCGGACACCCACGAAGAGATGTAG
- a CDS encoding M4 family metallopeptidase, with translation MTSAQPRSVGRRSVVPPYLLRAIADAPSDAFPRATPAARTALASLAVVEAPKREARLGIRHAAAAPDRSPQRSIFDAHGSTSLPGTLVRSEGAPDTGDAAVDEAYAGLGATHAFWLDVFGRVSIDGAGLPLDASVHYGNDYDNAYWDGTQMVFGDGDGEVFERFTIALDVIGHELAHGVTQYTADLTYQGQSGALNESVSDVFGSLVAQYAAGQTADQASWLIGEGLFTPAVHGVALRSMKAPGTAYDDPVLGKDPQPATMAGYVDTEDDSGGVHTNSGIPNHAFFLAATAIGGRAWEGAGAVWWDALTSAEVTASIDFAGFARVTVSAADARFGAGSRESSAVTDAWRTVGVLP, from the coding sequence ATGACCTCCGCCCAGCCCCGATCCGTCGGCCGCCGATCCGTCGTCCCGCCGTACCTGCTGCGCGCCATCGCGGACGCACCGTCGGACGCCTTCCCCCGCGCGACCCCCGCCGCACGCACGGCGTTGGCCTCGCTCGCCGTCGTCGAGGCACCCAAGCGCGAAGCACGGCTCGGCATCAGGCACGCCGCCGCTGCCCCCGACCGGTCGCCACAGCGGAGCATCTTCGACGCGCACGGGTCGACCTCGCTCCCCGGCACCCTCGTCCGCAGCGAAGGAGCCCCGGACACCGGTGACGCGGCCGTGGACGAGGCGTACGCGGGCCTCGGTGCGACCCACGCCTTCTGGCTCGACGTGTTCGGGCGGGTGTCGATCGACGGCGCCGGGCTCCCCCTCGACGCGAGCGTGCACTACGGGAACGACTACGACAACGCCTACTGGGACGGCACGCAGATGGTGTTCGGCGACGGGGACGGCGAGGTCTTCGAGCGCTTCACGATCGCCCTCGACGTCATCGGGCACGAGCTCGCACACGGGGTCACCCAGTACACGGCCGACCTGACCTACCAGGGGCAGTCCGGGGCGCTCAACGAGTCGGTGAGCGACGTCTTCGGCTCCCTCGTCGCGCAGTACGCCGCTGGTCAGACCGCCGACCAGGCGAGCTGGCTCATCGGCGAGGGCCTCTTCACGCCGGCCGTGCACGGGGTGGCGCTCCGGTCCATGAAGGCACCGGGTACCGCGTACGACGACCCGGTGCTCGGCAAGGACCCGCAGCCGGCGACCATGGCCGGGTACGTCGACACCGAGGACGACTCGGGCGGCGTCCACACGAACTCCGGCATCCCGAACCACGCGTTCTTCCTCGCGGCGACGGCGATCGGCGGTCGTGCGTGGGAAGGCGCCGGCGCGGTGTGGTGGGACGCGCTCACCTCGGCGGAGGTGACGGCCTCGATCGACTTCGCCGGCTTCGCCCGCGTCACGGTGTCGGCTGCCGACGCCCGGTTCGGGGCAGGCTCCCGCGAGTCGTCCGCCGTCACCGATGCGTGGCGCACGGTCGGCGTGCTCCCCTGA
- a CDS encoding YihY/virulence factor BrkB family protein, with amino-acid sequence MPDPTARELQRTGVRAVVRRTYHSVIRHRVVDAAASLTFFALLTVFPTTLTVVSALAIVDRAGDSLADIIEIIGFIVRPETAEHLEQPLRQLLTLDNPWLGFSTGVVLTLWSLSGYATAFGRAMNTAYEVEEGRRIWKFRSMMLLVTLLVMGGGAIAIVILLGTPTISAAIVHQLGWATWIDDLWNVVKWPILAVDLVVMVAVLYYATPNVKTPQLRWVSAGAAFAIVAWAIATFGFSLYVETVGGGNRAYGWLGGAILLLVYLYISNFVLVVGGELDSEVIRMRQLLAGIEADEAIRLPLRDVTRNFTLARWRDADVAAAHEVRTAAARLPQAEPHDEEQERLRTVSDQVRVGEPPLPLS; translated from the coding sequence ATGCCGGACCCGACTGCGCGCGAGCTCCAGCGGACCGGGGTCCGCGCCGTCGTGCGCCGCACCTACCACTCGGTGATCCGGCACCGTGTCGTCGACGCAGCAGCCTCCCTGACGTTCTTCGCCCTGCTGACCGTGTTCCCGACGACGCTCACCGTGGTGTCGGCGCTCGCGATCGTGGACCGGGCCGGGGACAGCCTGGCGGACATCATCGAGATCATCGGCTTCATCGTGCGGCCGGAGACCGCCGAGCACCTCGAACAGCCACTGCGCCAGCTCCTGACCCTCGACAACCCGTGGCTGGGGTTCTCGACCGGCGTCGTGCTGACGCTGTGGTCGCTGTCCGGGTACGCGACCGCGTTCGGCCGCGCCATGAACACCGCGTACGAGGTCGAGGAGGGCCGCCGGATCTGGAAGTTCCGCAGCATGATGCTCCTCGTCACGCTGCTCGTCATGGGCGGCGGCGCGATCGCCATCGTCATCCTGCTCGGGACCCCGACCATCTCGGCCGCGATCGTCCACCAGCTGGGCTGGGCGACGTGGATCGACGACCTCTGGAACGTCGTGAAGTGGCCGATCCTGGCGGTGGACCTCGTCGTGATGGTCGCCGTGCTCTACTACGCGACGCCGAACGTGAAGACGCCGCAGCTGCGGTGGGTGTCCGCCGGTGCCGCGTTCGCCATCGTGGCGTGGGCGATCGCCACGTTCGGGTTCTCCCTCTACGTCGAGACCGTCGGCGGCGGCAACCGGGCGTACGGCTGGCTCGGCGGCGCGATCCTGCTGCTCGTCTACCTGTACATCTCGAACTTCGTGCTCGTCGTCGGCGGCGAGCTCGACTCCGAGGTGATCCGGATGCGGCAGCTCCTCGCCGGGATCGAGGCCGACGAGGCCATCCGGCTCCCGCTCCGCGACGTCACGCGCAACTTCACACTCGCTCGCTGGCGTGACGCCGACGTCGCAGCGGCGCACGAGGTCAGGACCGCGGCGGCACGCCTCCCCCAGGCCGAACCGCACGACGAGGAGCAGGAGCGCCTCCGCACGGTCTCCGACCAGGTCAGGGTCGGCGAGCCGCCGCTCCCCCTGTCCTGA
- a CDS encoding MFS transporter: protein MTQPTPAPPRRRVFADLTPLRRSPAFARLWAGTAIAGIGTQMTTVAVGLEVYDITHSTFAVALVGVIALLPMIVAGLYGGMLADAFDRRTVALVSSIVAWAAVALIATHSWLGLHSVALLYVLATVNAVAATVSNASRSAIVPRLVGTDLLPAASALGGIASGFQVTVGPAIAGVLIASVGFAPTYTIDVVLFTFAFAGVFTLPRMAADHGALKPGLGSLVEGARFLRKSRNITMTFVLDIVAMTFGQPRVLFPAIGALVIGGGAVTVGTLTAAYAVGALLSSVFSGPLGHVRRQGEAVGWAITAYGAAIAAFGVVVALAHVLGGRAGDAFSTGILPALGFAALFLALAGGADNVSSVFRNTILQSASPDGMRGRLQGIFIVVVTGGPRLGDLYAGLVVAAGIAVPPILGGVAIIGLVALLLRLVPSFRRYDALHPHAN, encoded by the coding sequence GTGACACAACCGACCCCAGCACCGCCGCGCCGCCGCGTCTTCGCCGACCTCACCCCGCTCCGCCGGTCCCCCGCGTTCGCCCGACTCTGGGCGGGCACCGCGATCGCCGGCATCGGGACGCAGATGACGACCGTCGCCGTCGGCCTCGAGGTGTACGACATCACGCACTCGACCTTCGCCGTCGCACTCGTCGGCGTGATCGCGCTCCTGCCCATGATCGTCGCGGGCCTCTACGGCGGGATGCTCGCCGACGCGTTCGACCGGCGCACCGTGGCACTGGTGTCGAGCATCGTGGCCTGGGCCGCGGTCGCCCTCATCGCGACGCACTCGTGGCTCGGTCTGCACAGCGTCGCGCTGCTCTACGTCCTCGCGACCGTGAACGCCGTCGCGGCGACCGTCAGCAACGCCTCCCGCTCCGCGATCGTGCCGAGGCTCGTCGGTACCGACCTGCTCCCGGCGGCGAGCGCCCTCGGTGGCATCGCCTCGGGCTTCCAGGTCACGGTGGGCCCCGCGATCGCCGGTGTCCTCATCGCGTCGGTCGGGTTCGCGCCGACCTACACGATCGACGTCGTGCTGTTCACGTTCGCGTTCGCCGGCGTGTTCACGCTGCCGAGGATGGCCGCCGACCACGGTGCCCTGAAGCCCGGGCTCGGATCCCTCGTCGAGGGCGCCAGGTTCCTCCGGAAGTCCCGCAACATCACGATGACGTTCGTCCTCGACATCGTCGCGATGACCTTCGGGCAGCCCCGCGTGCTCTTCCCTGCGATCGGCGCCCTGGTGATCGGCGGCGGCGCCGTCACGGTCGGGACGCTCACCGCCGCCTACGCCGTCGGTGCGCTGCTCTCGAGCGTGTTCTCCGGCCCGCTCGGCCACGTCCGCCGTCAGGGCGAGGCCGTCGGGTGGGCGATCACGGCCTACGGCGCCGCGATCGCCGCGTTCGGCGTGGTCGTCGCCCTCGCGCACGTGCTCGGAGGTCGTGCCGGCGACGCGTTCAGCACCGGGATCCTGCCGGCGCTCGGGTTCGCCGCGCTCTTCCTCGCCCTGGCCGGCGGCGCGGACAACGTCAGCTCGGTGTTCCGGAACACGATCCTGCAGTCCGCGTCGCCCGACGGCATGCGTGGACGGCTGCAGGGCATCTTCATCGTCGTCGTCACCGGCGGCCCTCGGCTCGGCGACCTGTACGCCGGTCTGGTCGTCGCCGCGGGCATCGCCGTCCCGCCGATCCTCGGCGGCGTCGCGATCATCGGTCTTGTCGCGCTGCTCCTGCGCCTCGTCCCGTCGTTCCGCCGCTACGACGCCCTGCACCCCCACGCCAACTGA
- a CDS encoding FKBP-type peptidyl-prolyl cis-trans isomerase has protein sequence MTDLNSKPEFDAPEGPAPTDLVITDIVEGTGDEASAGSTVKVHYAGVEYESGEEFDSSWNRGEPIDFPLAALVRGWQEGIPGMKVGGRRKLVVPPELAYGPAGGGHFLSGKTLIFVIDLLGVR, from the coding sequence ATGACTGACCTGAACAGCAAGCCCGAGTTCGACGCCCCCGAGGGCCCGGCCCCCACCGACCTCGTCATCACCGACATCGTCGAGGGCACCGGGGACGAAGCGTCCGCCGGCTCGACCGTGAAGGTGCACTACGCCGGCGTCGAGTACGAGTCCGGCGAGGAGTTCGACAGCTCGTGGAACCGCGGCGAGCCGATCGACTTCCCGCTCGCGGCGCTCGTCCGCGGCTGGCAGGAGGGCATCCCCGGCATGAAGGTCGGCGGGCGTCGCAAGCTCGTCGTCCCGCCGGAGCTCGCCTACGGGCCGGCCGGCGGCGGACACTTCCTGTCCGGCAAGACCCTGATCTTCGTGATCGATCTGCTCGGGGTGCGCTGA